Proteins co-encoded in one Nicotiana sylvestris chromosome 7, ASM39365v2, whole genome shotgun sequence genomic window:
- the LOC138872761 gene encoding uncharacterized protein: protein METICIIVAFNGRWTEDYKYLDHQTKLVIVPEAIRFEDFIKQIFEVIELDKDKFEAVIWFDINLGTNKGMLISKDLDLHTCMELLKSHSLFKGCRFIVDISERVFGSTRTFEDVNRETQHDNQNKCQHIMEIYMVEAQPITEEVVRSSSTRYSLKCNDDRCGWCVRAFRIKDLTLFKIVKIEKNHDCSINTMKADQRHVTSKLISGYTIDNLRDPRFEVTPVFVMAEMQKLHGLDIGFVYMFYAYGSSISGWNHCRPVIAVDATFLKSKFHGVLMISVSKDANNQIFPLAFGIAEFENNNSYEWYINMHQSIAYAIAKVYPESHHEIYIYHLELNLKRRKVKSEVIKLFQTAARVYRRKEFDLYMSDIAKVDKKTYDYLMEEPPERWARSCSPRRRYDMLTTNIVESMNSVLLEARELPILRMMDFIQVKLQRWFYEKRNEAEGTFYDVSCWVEEKLKKKIDLTFTLNVFPVDSWRSRVEEEGITFLLDLNKRTCDCFQFQFDELPCIHAIAAIEKRNIKKSKFCSHCSITLGPELILTSSMDKSILDRNKEINNMMPSYYL, encoded by the exons ATGGAAACAATATGCATTATAGTTGCTTTTAATGGTAGATGGACTGAAGACTATAAGTATCTTGATCATCAAACAAAGCTTGTTATAGTACCTGAGGCAATTCGGTTTGAAGATTTCATTAAACAAATCTTTGAAGTTATTGAATTGGATAAAGACAAGTTTGAAGCAgtgatatggtttgatatcaacctTGGAACAAACAAGGGAATGCTTATATCCAAAGATTTAGATCTTCACACATGTATGGAGTTACTAAAAAGTCATTCACTCTTCAAGGGTTGTCGTTTCATTGTTGATATTTCGGAAAGAGTTTTTGGATCAACAAGAACCTTTGAAGATGTCAACAGAGaaactcaacatgacaatcaaaacaaatgccAACACATAATGGAAATATATATGGTTGAAGCTCAACCAATAACTGAAGAG GTTGTTAGATCAAGCTCAACAAGATATTCGTTGAAATGCAATGATGATAGGTGTGGGTGGTGTGTGCGTGCTTTCAGAATTAAAGATTTAACACTGTTCAAGATAGTAAAGATTGAGAAAAATCATGACTGCTCTATTAACACTATGAAAGCTGATCAAAGGCATGTAACTTCAAAGTTGATTAGTGGTTACACTATCGACAATCTTCGAGACCCAAGGTTTGAAGTTACACCAGTTTTTGTCATGGCAGAAATGCAAAAATTGCATGGACTAGACATTGG gtttgtttatatgttttatGCATATGGATCATCAATATCTGGTTGGAATCATTGTAGACCAGTGATTGCTGTTGATGCTACTTTTTTGAAGTCAAAATTTCATGGTGTTTTAATGATTTCAGTTTCAAAAGATGCAAATAACCAAATTTTCCCACTAGCCTTTGGAATAGCAGAATTTGAAAATAATAATTCCTATGAGTGGTACATTA aCATGCATCAATCTATTGCATATGCCATCGCAAAGGTATATCCTGAAAGCCACCATGAGATTTATATCTATCATTTGGAGCTGAACCTAAAGCGAAGGAAAGTGAAAAGTGAGGTCATAAAACTTTTTCAAACTGCTGCAAGAGTATACAGGCGCAAAGAATTTGATCTTTACATGTCAGATATAGCAAAAGTAGATAAGAAAACTTATGACTACTTGATGGAAGAACCACCAGAAAGGTGGGCACGTTCTTGTAGTCCACGACGAAGATATGATATGCTCACAACAAACATAGTTGAGTCAATGAATTCTGTCCTATTAGAAGCAAGAGAGCTACCTATATTAAGAATGATGGATTTCATTCAAGTGAAGCTACAACGTTGGTTTTATGAAAAAAGAAATGAAGCAGAAGGAACGTTTTATGATGTTTCTTGTTGGGTAGAggagaaattgaagaaaaagataGATTTAACATTTACTTTGAAT gtcttccctgttgattcatggcgttctagagttgaagaagaaggaataaCTTTCTTGTTGGACTTAAACAAAAGAACATGTGATTGTTTTCAGTTTCAATTTGATGAATTACCATGCATACATGCAATTGCAGCTATCGAGAAGAGAAACATTAAGAAGTCCAAGTTTTGCTCGCACTG ttcaattacacttggtcctgaactaaTACTTACAAGCTCAATGGACAAATCAATACTTGACAGAAACAAAGAAATTAATAATATGATGCCTTCATATTACTTATGA